The sequence CCGTCCGAGCCGTATTGCCTTCGGGCAGTACGAATCCGGCCTCGACGTAGTTGCCGCCGCCGGTAAAGTCGTACTGCAGAGCGAGGCACCCGCGAGCGAGGTGGCCTTCACGGCCATCCCATGCGATTGCTCCCTTGGCCCCGGGAAACTCCGGCCCACTATTGAAGTCCCAGGTTTTCGCCGAGCCCGCGTCGTCGAAGCTGATCGGTCCCGCCTTGAGTTTGGCGGCGGGCAGTGCGACCAACATGGCGGCGAGCCACGTCGTCACCCGTACACGAGGATCCACCATGGCCGGCCTCCCATTGAGCCACATAACGGACACGCCACGCACAGGGCCAAAGGAAGGTAGCCTTATTCCCGGCGATCGTCCAGCACCTCTGACGGGGTTGTTACCCGGGGATGCAGGCTTATTACTGGCCGCATGCGGCCTGAGGATGGTACCATTCCCGCATCCGGTCAGGTCGGGGTGCCTCCGGCCGACCTTCGAGAGGATCATGAGCAAGGACCGACACCTGACTTTTGACGCGTTCCGCGGCTTGGCGATACTCGCGGTAATCGCCCTTCACTGCCTAAACAGGCCCCCGGAGCGAGCCGATGCGCCTGACAGCGCCCTGGCGGGCTTGAACCAGGCATTCCCTGTCTTGTGGCGACCGTGGCTGGTATTCGCCGTCCCGGTCTTTCTGTTCATATCGGGCTACTTCCTATGCGACACCAGAATCAACAGCTGGGCGGAGTACCGCGCGCACCTCACGAAGCGTCTGCCTCGTATTCTCATCCCCCTGGTCACCTGGTGGCTTGTGGGCCGGCTCATCCTGGCAGGGGTCATGATCGCCTACTTCCGCACGGCACAGACCGACATGTCCGACGTAGCCCAACGGGAGCTTTACTTCAGGATCGCCTTCTTCATTCAAGGACCGTACTACTACCTGATTGTCCTGGCCCAGATGTACATCGTACTGCCGGTGCTAACCTGGCTGAACCGGATGGAGCTGGGGCGGCTGGGGCTGCTGGCCTTCTGCATCGCGTGGCTGGCTTTCCGGCAGCCGCGATTGTCGCAGTGGACTGTGCTCCTGCTCATCCCCTGGATGCTGTATTACCAGTTGGGAATGTACGTCGGCAGCCGCGCCACACTCAATTACCGCCGATACCGCAAGCTGATCGTGGCGGCCGTCGTGGTCTTCGGCTTCCTGGGTATCCTGGCGGGCCTTGCTCGACTCTGGGGATATGCGGCCGCACCCGCGGTGTCCGGAATCGCGCCCGTAGAAGCGGCCTATTCCTGTTCCGTGATTGTCTTGATGCTCTTGCTGGCCCAATCTCGGTGGGCACCTGACTGGCTGGTTTGGCTGGGGGGCTACTCGTTCGGCATCTATCTGATCCACATGCTGTTCGTTGTCCTGGCAGTCACCCTGGTTCGCCAGGTGGAGTGGTTGTGGGCCTTCCATCCGCTCTATCATACCGTGGTGGCAACGGCCACACTGGTGGGGTCTGTGCTCTTCATCGCCGGTGTGCGGCGTGTATTGCCGCAGAGGATCTGCCAGCGGTTCCTGGGGTTCTGACATGCCCAGCCGCAGTATTCGGTGTGACCATGGGAGCAACGAGGAGCCACGCACTCCCTCCGCGCTGCGAAGAGGGCGCCCTTGCCGGCTGGCCGGTCGCCTCATGGACGGAGAAGGGCACCTCGGATTATGCTGTCTCGGTCAACCAACCACGGACTCAGACGGGGTGGC is a genomic window of Phycisphaerae bacterium containing:
- a CDS encoding acyltransferase, whose protein sequence is MSKDRHLTFDAFRGLAILAVIALHCLNRPPERADAPDSALAGLNQAFPVLWRPWLVFAVPVFLFISGYFLCDTRINSWAEYRAHLTKRLPRILIPLVTWWLVGRLILAGVMIAYFRTAQTDMSDVAQRELYFRIAFFIQGPYYYLIVLAQMYIVLPVLTWLNRMELGRLGLLAFCIAWLAFRQPRLSQWTVLLLIPWMLYYQLGMYVGSRATLNYRRYRKLIVAAVVVFGFLGILAGLARLWGYAAAPAVSGIAPVEAAYSCSVIVLMLLLAQSRWAPDWLVWLGGYSFGIYLIHMLFVVLAVTLVRQVEWLWAFHPLYHTVVATATLVGSVLFIAGVRRVLPQRICQRFLGF